The following coding sequences are from one Catenulispora sp. MAP5-51 window:
- a CDS encoding maleylpyruvate isomerase family mycothiol-dependent enzyme, translating to MTESPTIPASFDAAADLEQITEATAHLLDTVADMTDEDLRGPSLCDGWTRGHVLAHIARNADGLSNMLNSAATGEVTPMYASDDKRNADIEAGSSRPVAEQLADLRESAGRFAAAFAAAQAAGNWNAPVQRTPGAAGYPAYQVPAKRLGEVLIHHVDLDLDFTPAHWSDAFTDQWFADTLARFQTRADFPALRLDAEEEDVVYGVKAAPEDTGVVVVRGPKRALLAWLLGRASGDGLVAVIPAGGRGPLPKLPAWA from the coding sequence GTGACCGAATCACCCACCATCCCCGCCTCCTTCGACGCCGCCGCCGATCTCGAGCAGATCACCGAGGCGACCGCGCACCTGCTGGACACCGTCGCCGACATGACGGACGAGGACCTGCGCGGACCCTCATTGTGCGACGGCTGGACGCGCGGGCACGTGCTGGCGCACATCGCGCGCAACGCCGACGGCCTGTCCAACATGCTCAACAGTGCGGCGACCGGCGAGGTCACGCCCATGTACGCATCTGACGACAAGCGCAACGCCGACATCGAGGCCGGCTCTTCCCGGCCGGTCGCCGAGCAGCTGGCGGACCTGCGGGAATCGGCGGGCCGGTTCGCCGCGGCCTTCGCCGCCGCGCAGGCCGCGGGGAACTGGAACGCGCCGGTCCAGCGCACGCCCGGGGCGGCCGGGTACCCGGCCTACCAGGTGCCGGCCAAGCGCCTGGGCGAGGTGCTGATCCACCACGTGGACCTGGACCTGGACTTCACCCCGGCGCACTGGTCGGACGCGTTCACCGACCAGTGGTTCGCCGACACCCTGGCCCGGTTCCAGACCCGGGCCGACTTCCCGGCGCTGCGGCTGGACGCCGAGGAGGAGGACGTCGTCTACGGCGTGAAGGCGGCCCCGGAGGACACCGGCGTGGTCGTGGTGCGCGGACCGAAGCGGGCGCTGCTGGCCTGGCTGCTGGGCCGGGCCTCCGGCGACGGGCTGGTCGCGGTGATCCCGGCCGGCGGCCGCGGCCCGCTGCCGAAGCTGCCGGCCTGGGCCTGA
- a CDS encoding MBL fold metallo-hydrolase, with translation MTYHGIVHAGGPPAVHELAQLIVTKIALGREGTNSYLLRDRLTGEQVLIDAAADAPALIQLVNGELAAVVTTHRHRDHWGALAELVAATGAVTMAGAYDAGAIEVPTKVPLRDGDEIQVGRSHLTARHLAGDAPGAMALLYDDPKGHPHLFTGDCLTGADTHGPSPAELLTGALAALPDETWVYPARGNDSTLGAERAGLGSGLGG, from the coding sequence ATGACGTACCACGGCATCGTCCACGCCGGCGGCCCGCCGGCGGTGCACGAACTCGCGCAGCTGATCGTCACGAAGATCGCGCTGGGCCGGGAGGGCACGAACAGCTACCTGCTGCGCGACCGCCTCACCGGCGAGCAGGTCCTCATCGACGCCGCCGCCGACGCCCCGGCCCTGATCCAGCTGGTCAACGGCGAACTGGCGGCCGTGGTCACCACCCACCGCCACCGCGACCACTGGGGCGCCCTGGCCGAGCTGGTCGCGGCCACCGGCGCGGTGACGATGGCCGGCGCTTACGACGCCGGCGCGATCGAGGTGCCGACCAAGGTGCCGCTGCGCGACGGCGACGAGATCCAGGTCGGACGCTCGCACCTGACGGCACGCCACCTGGCCGGCGACGCCCCCGGCGCGATGGCGCTGCTCTACGACGACCCCAAGGGGCACCCGCACCTGTTCACCGGCGACTGCCTGACCGGCGCGGACACGCACGGGCCGTCGCCGGCGGAGCTGCTGACCGGGGCGCTGGCCGCGCTGCCGGACGAGACGTGGGTGTATCCGGCGCGAGGGAACGACTCGACGCTGGGTGCCGAGCGGGCCGGGCTCGGGAGCGGGCTCGGCGGTTAG
- a CDS encoding helix-turn-helix domain-containing protein, which translates to MPDTASGVDPRPGRRLRARRADQGWSLSRLERETHYSRGYLSRVENGRQRMTEDLAQACDRALGADGELLAAVRSGLGQECPYPGEAPYSEETAQWFFGRDEAVGELLAEVRRQLLTGCGLYAVIAPPRAGKTSLLRAGLVPALRDLDGTPTVRVINPGPEPELPDERSDVLVVDQFEEVFTQCHCPKRRDAFVEGLCRRACSATFVVLGLRVDYLRQCLENPYLSPLLQEHTYLLPPMTDAQVRSVITGPADSVGLTVDPDLPDLILRDLRGRNGAVSLPLLAECLHRMWHNKRGQRLGLAEYNASGGVGSTENLTAVLVAMAFVLAQMERNHRSATTDSTSTSATL; encoded by the coding sequence TTGCCCGACACCGCTTCCGGCGTCGACCCGCGCCCGGGGCGCCGGCTGCGCGCCCGCCGCGCCGACCAGGGGTGGTCGCTCAGCCGGCTGGAGCGCGAGACGCACTATTCGCGCGGGTACCTCAGCCGGGTCGAGAACGGCCGGCAGCGCATGACCGAGGACCTGGCGCAGGCCTGCGACCGGGCACTGGGCGCCGACGGCGAGTTGCTGGCGGCCGTCCGCAGCGGACTCGGACAGGAATGCCCCTACCCGGGGGAAGCGCCGTACTCCGAGGAGACCGCACAGTGGTTCTTCGGCCGGGACGAGGCAGTGGGGGAGCTACTGGCCGAGGTGCGACGGCAACTACTCACCGGATGCGGGCTCTATGCGGTCATCGCGCCTCCGAGAGCCGGGAAGACCTCGCTGCTGCGGGCCGGCCTGGTACCGGCACTGCGGGACCTCGACGGGACGCCCACGGTCCGGGTCATCAATCCCGGTCCGGAGCCGGAACTGCCCGACGAACGCAGCGATGTGCTGGTGGTGGACCAGTTCGAGGAAGTCTTCACGCAGTGCCACTGTCCGAAGCGCCGAGATGCCTTCGTTGAAGGGCTCTGCCGGCGCGCTTGTAGCGCCACCTTTGTGGTGCTCGGACTCCGTGTCGACTACTTGCGGCAATGCTTAGAGAACCCGTACCTGTCGCCTTTGCTCCAGGAACACACCTATCTGCTCCCACCGATGACCGACGCGCAAGTGCGATCGGTCATCACCGGGCCGGCGGACAGCGTCGGGCTCACTGTCGATCCCGACCTGCCGGATTTGATTCTGCGGGATCTGCGCGGGCGCAACGGTGCGGTGAGTCTGCCACTGCTCGCGGAGTGTCTGCACCGGATGTGGCACAACAAGCGCGGGCAACGCTTAGGGCTCGCGGAGTACAACGCCTCCGGCGGTGTCGGGAGTACGGAGAACCTGACGGCTGTCTTGGTGGCCATGGCCTTCGTGCTCGCGCAGATGGAGCGCAACCACAGGAGCGCAACCACAGATAGCACCAGTACATCAGCAACCCTCTGA
- the rapZ gene encoding RNase adapter RapZ, whose product MRENRPSGSDAREEPEQAVQEPQGSPDADGSDAAQDGPHAPELVIVTGMSGAGRSTAAKIFEDLGWYVVDNLAPTLIAPMVDLVMRESRSTDRLAFVVDVRGRAFFDTLRSTLDELDSAGLNHRIVFLESDDDVLVRRYEGVRRPHPLQGEGRVTDGIERERELLRELRGEADLVIDTSARNVHELRTAIESAFGDPGEDPLRATVMSFGFKYGLPVDADLVADVRFLPNPHWVPELRPRTGQDPEVSGYVLSQHGAKEFLDRYAEVLNIITEGYRREGKRYMTLAIGCTGGKHRSVAMSEQIAARLSAEGVDTQVVHRDMGRE is encoded by the coding sequence GTGAGGGAGAACAGACCGAGCGGCAGCGACGCGCGCGAGGAGCCGGAGCAGGCCGTCCAGGAGCCGCAGGGCTCCCCGGACGCCGATGGCTCCGACGCCGCGCAGGACGGCCCGCACGCGCCGGAGCTGGTGATCGTCACCGGCATGTCCGGAGCGGGCCGGTCGACCGCCGCCAAGATCTTCGAGGACCTCGGCTGGTATGTCGTGGACAACCTGGCGCCGACGCTGATCGCGCCGATGGTCGACCTGGTCATGCGCGAGTCGCGCAGCACCGACCGGCTGGCCTTCGTCGTCGACGTGCGCGGCCGGGCCTTCTTCGACACGCTGCGCAGCACCCTGGACGAGCTGGACTCGGCCGGGCTGAACCACCGCATCGTGTTCCTGGAGTCCGACGACGACGTGCTGGTGCGCCGCTACGAGGGCGTGCGCCGGCCGCACCCGCTGCAGGGCGAGGGCCGGGTCACCGACGGCATCGAGCGCGAGCGCGAACTGCTGCGCGAGCTGCGCGGCGAGGCCGACCTGGTGATCGACACCTCGGCGCGCAACGTGCACGAGCTGCGCACGGCCATCGAGTCGGCGTTCGGCGACCCCGGCGAGGATCCGCTGCGGGCGACCGTGATGAGTTTCGGGTTCAAGTACGGACTGCCCGTCGACGCCGACCTCGTCGCGGATGTACGGTTCTTGCCAAACCCGCACTGGGTGCCCGAGCTCCGTCCCCGCACGGGACAGGACCCTGAGGTGAGCGGGTACGTGCTGTCCCAGCACGGGGCCAAGGAGTTCCTCGACCGGTACGCGGAGGTACTGAACATCATCACCGAGGGATACCGCCGTGAGGGCAAGCGCTACATGACGCTGGCCATCGGCTGTACCGGCGGCAAGCACCGCAGCGTCGCGATGTCCGAGCAGATCGCCGCGCGGCTGTCCGCCGAGGGCGTGGACACCCAGGTGGTGCACCGCGACATGGGTCGCGAGTGA
- the uvrC gene encoding excinuclease ABC subunit UvrC has protein sequence MADPATYRPKTGEIPTSPGVYKFRDPHGRVIYVGKAKNLRSRLSSYFQDLANLHVRTQTMVTTAASVEWTVVTTEVEALQLEYTWIKQFDPRFNVKYRDDKSYPSLAVTVGEEYPRAQVMRGPKRPGVRYFGPYSHAWAIRETLDSLLRVFPIRTCSSGVFKRAAQSGRPCLLGYIGKCSAPCVGRVSAEEHREIVEDFVSFMAGRTDRYIRGLEEEMKQAAKDLEFEKAARLRDDLQALRQTLEKNAVVLGDGTDADVIAFAEDPLEAAVQVFHVRGGRIRGQRGWVVDRVEDVDTAGLVEHFLQQLYGSEQGEQGVDTETVPREILVPELPGNVEALTEWLCERRGSKAEVRVPKRGDKAALMETVAQNAKQALALHKTRRASDLTTRSVALQELADAIGMDQAPLRIECYDISHLQGTNVVASMVVFEDGLPRKSEYRRFTIKGSDEHGATNDDVRNMHEVITRRFKAFLKEQEEEKLIDETTGERKKFAYPPQLVVVDGGQPQVAAAARALADLEISDVTLVGLAKRLEEVWLPDDDDPVLLPRSSEGLYMLQRVRDEAHRFGITFHRQKRSKSMVTSALDDVPGLGEVRRKALLAHFGTLRKLRAAEVAEIAEVPGIGPATAKQIHAALAELPVSRAVNAATGEILDGGESRNGPHEE, from the coding sequence GTGGCAGACCCGGCAACCTATCGCCCGAAGACCGGCGAGATCCCGACCTCGCCCGGCGTCTACAAGTTTCGGGACCCGCACGGCCGGGTGATCTACGTCGGCAAGGCCAAGAACCTGCGCTCGCGGCTCAGCAGCTACTTCCAGGACCTGGCCAACCTGCACGTCCGCACCCAGACGATGGTCACCACCGCGGCCAGCGTCGAGTGGACCGTGGTCACCACCGAGGTCGAGGCGCTCCAGCTGGAGTACACCTGGATCAAGCAGTTCGATCCCCGCTTCAACGTCAAGTACCGCGACGACAAGTCCTACCCGAGCCTGGCCGTCACCGTCGGCGAGGAGTACCCGCGCGCGCAGGTCATGCGCGGTCCCAAGCGCCCCGGCGTCCGCTACTTCGGTCCCTACTCCCACGCCTGGGCGATCCGCGAGACGCTCGACTCGCTGCTGCGCGTCTTCCCGATCCGCACCTGCTCCTCCGGCGTCTTCAAGCGTGCCGCGCAGAGCGGTCGGCCGTGCCTGCTCGGGTACATCGGCAAGTGCTCCGCGCCGTGCGTCGGCCGGGTCAGCGCCGAGGAACACCGGGAGATCGTCGAGGACTTCGTGTCCTTCATGGCCGGCCGCACCGACCGGTACATCAGGGGCCTGGAAGAGGAGATGAAGCAGGCTGCCAAGGACCTGGAGTTCGAGAAGGCGGCGCGGCTGCGCGACGACCTCCAGGCCCTGCGGCAGACGCTGGAGAAGAACGCGGTCGTGCTCGGCGACGGCACCGACGCCGACGTGATCGCCTTCGCCGAGGACCCGCTGGAGGCCGCGGTCCAGGTGTTCCACGTCCGCGGCGGGCGCATCCGGGGCCAGCGCGGCTGGGTCGTGGACCGGGTCGAGGACGTCGACACCGCCGGCCTGGTCGAGCACTTCCTCCAGCAGCTCTACGGCTCCGAGCAGGGCGAGCAGGGCGTCGACACCGAGACCGTGCCCCGGGAGATCCTGGTCCCGGAGCTGCCCGGCAACGTGGAGGCCCTCACCGAGTGGCTCTGCGAGCGCCGCGGCTCCAAGGCCGAGGTCCGGGTGCCCAAGCGCGGGGACAAGGCCGCGCTGATGGAGACCGTCGCGCAGAACGCCAAGCAGGCCCTGGCGCTGCACAAGACCCGCCGCGCCTCGGACCTGACGACCCGGTCGGTGGCGCTGCAGGAACTCGCCGACGCCATCGGCATGGACCAGGCGCCGCTGCGCATCGAGTGCTACGACATCTCCCACCTGCAGGGCACCAACGTGGTCGCCTCCATGGTGGTTTTCGAGGACGGCCTGCCGCGCAAGAGCGAGTACCGCCGCTTCACCATCAAGGGCTCCGACGAGCACGGCGCCACCAACGACGACGTGCGCAACATGCACGAGGTCATCACCCGCCGCTTCAAGGCCTTCCTGAAGGAACAGGAGGAGGAGAAGCTGATCGACGAGACGACCGGCGAGCGCAAGAAGTTCGCCTACCCGCCGCAGCTGGTGGTCGTCGACGGCGGCCAGCCGCAGGTCGCGGCGGCCGCGCGGGCCCTGGCCGACCTGGAGATCAGCGACGTCACCCTGGTGGGCCTGGCCAAGCGCCTGGAGGAGGTCTGGCTGCCGGACGACGACGACCCCGTCCTGCTCCCGCGCAGCTCCGAAGGCCTGTACATGCTCCAGCGGGTCCGTGACGAGGCTCACCGTTTCGGGATCACCTTCCACAGGCAGAAGCGTTCCAAGTCGATGGTGACCAGCGCGCTGGACGATGTGCCCGGTCTGGGGGAAGTGCGACGCAAAGCGTTGTTGGCGCACTTCGGAACTCTTCGCAAACTCCGTGCGGCCGAGGTGGCAGAAATCGCTGAAGTGCCTGGTATCGGGCCTGCCACCGCCAAGCAGATCCACGCGGCGTTGGCAGAGCTTCCGGTAAGTCGTGCGGTGAACGCCGCGACAGGTGAGATCCTGGATGGGGGAGAGAGCAGGAACGGGCCACACGAGGAGTGA
- a CDS encoding Rieske (2Fe-2S) protein, with product MSEDVEVEESGPDRRSIMKAAALVVVPVAGVGAVAACSSGNSSTDNSSTGGSGSGGSGGGSGSGNGTVTVPSSSVPVGGGYIDKSNLVVVTQPAAGQYKAFTAVCTHQGCTVASVADNKITCPCHGSVFSAKDGSVINGPASSPLAAMTATVSGANVDVTGSSK from the coding sequence ATGTCTGAAGATGTTGAGGTCGAGGAGTCGGGACCGGACCGCCGGTCCATCATGAAGGCCGCCGCGCTGGTCGTGGTGCCGGTGGCCGGGGTGGGCGCGGTCGCGGCTTGCAGCAGCGGCAACTCGTCGACGGACAACTCGTCGACCGGCGGCAGCGGTAGCGGCGGCAGCGGCGGCGGGAGCGGGAGCGGCAACGGCACGGTGACCGTGCCCTCGTCCTCCGTGCCGGTCGGCGGCGGGTACATCGACAAGTCCAACCTGGTCGTGGTGACGCAGCCGGCGGCCGGGCAGTACAAGGCGTTCACGGCGGTCTGCACGCACCAGGGCTGCACGGTGGCCAGCGTGGCGGACAACAAGATCACGTGCCCCTGCCACGGCTCGGTCTTCAGCGCGAAGGACGGCTCCGTGATCAACGGCCCGGCGTCCTCCCCGCTGGCCGCCATGACCGCCACGGTGAGCGGCGCGAACGTGGACGTCACCGGCTCCTCGAAGTAG
- the uvrA gene encoding excinuclease ABC subunit UvrA: MDRLIVRGAREHNLKDVSVDLPRDALIVFTGLSGSGKSSLAFDTIFAEGQRRYVESLSAYARQFLGQMDKPDVDFIEGLSPAVSIDQKSTSKNPRSTVGTITEVYDYLRLLYARAGRPHCPVCGRPIARQSPQQIVDRVLELEEGTRFQVLAPVVRERKGEYVDLFAELQAKGYSRARVDGVVVQLTEAPTLKKQEKHTIEVVVDRLSVKASAKRRLTDSVETALQLGGGMITLEFVDLPEDDENRERMYSEHLYCVYDDLSFEELEPRSFSFNSPFGACPTCSGLGVKLEVDTELVIPDPDKSLAEGAITVWATAGMGSSWWNHILNALAGELGFDVNTPWHRIPAKAQKVVLEGYKKKITVRYTNRHGSKRAWETTYEGVKPWVTRRYAEADSDSARERLAGYMREVPCEACDGTRLKPVIRAVTLGGEREQGGRSIDEICALPVGECALYLRELTLTDREAQIAARVLKEVNERLQFLVDVGLDYLSLDRASATLAGGEAQRIRLATQIGSGLTGVLYVLDEPSIGLHQRDNHRLIETLIRLRDLGNTLIVVEHDEDTIAIADWVVDIGPGAGEHGGQVVVSGTVEELLASEDSLTGQYVSGRRRIEIPAMRRPIDPKRQLVVRGARENNLRDIDVAFPLGVFVAVTGVSGSGKSTLVNDILYSTLARELNGARTVPGRHTRVDGVDQLDKVVHVDQSPIGRTPRSNPATYTGVFDHIRKLFANTTEAKVRGYLPGRFSFNVKGGRCENCQGDGTIKIEMNFLPDVYVPCEVCHGARYNRETLEVHFKGKNIGEVLDMPIEEAAEFFEAVPAIARHMQTLVDVGLGYVRLGQSATTLSGGEAQRVKLAAELKRRATGRTVYVLDEPTTGLHFEDINKLLGVLQRLVDAGNSVIVIEHNLDVIKTADWLVDMGPEGGRGGGVVVAQGTPEDVAKVDESHTGRFLVPILTGEANAATAALTAAQARKPKVAMAIEAAKRSNAPKAAAGSAAAAGAAKKAPAKKTAATAAKKTAATAATAATAAKKSATAATAATVPAAKKAPAKKTPAKKAAAKK; this comes from the coding sequence GTGGATCGGCTGATCGTCCGCGGCGCGCGGGAGCACAACCTCAAGGACGTCTCAGTAGACCTCCCCCGTGACGCCCTGATCGTGTTCACCGGCTTGTCCGGCTCGGGCAAGTCCTCCTTGGCGTTCGACACGATCTTCGCCGAGGGCCAGCGGCGATACGTGGAGTCGCTGTCGGCGTACGCCCGCCAGTTCCTCGGGCAGATGGACAAGCCCGACGTCGACTTCATCGAGGGCCTGTCGCCCGCGGTGTCGATCGACCAGAAGTCGACCTCGAAGAACCCGCGCTCGACCGTGGGCACCATCACCGAGGTGTACGACTACCTGCGCCTGCTCTACGCGCGCGCCGGCCGCCCGCACTGCCCGGTCTGCGGCCGCCCGATCGCCCGGCAGAGCCCGCAGCAGATCGTGGACCGGGTGCTGGAGTTGGAGGAGGGCACCCGCTTCCAGGTCCTGGCCCCGGTGGTGCGCGAGCGCAAGGGCGAGTACGTCGACCTGTTCGCCGAGCTGCAGGCCAAGGGCTACAGCCGGGCCCGCGTCGACGGCGTCGTGGTGCAGCTCACCGAGGCGCCGACGCTGAAGAAGCAGGAGAAGCACACCATCGAGGTGGTGGTGGACCGGCTCTCGGTCAAGGCCAGCGCCAAGCGCCGGCTCACCGACTCGGTGGAGACCGCGCTGCAGCTCGGCGGCGGCATGATCACGCTGGAGTTCGTCGACCTGCCCGAGGACGACGAGAACCGCGAGCGCATGTACTCCGAGCACCTGTACTGCGTCTACGACGACCTGTCCTTCGAGGAGCTCGAGCCGCGTTCGTTCTCCTTCAACTCCCCCTTCGGCGCCTGCCCGACCTGCTCGGGCCTGGGCGTGAAGCTGGAGGTGGACACCGAGCTGGTGATCCCGGACCCGGACAAGAGCCTGGCCGAGGGCGCGATCACGGTCTGGGCCACCGCCGGGATGGGCTCCAGCTGGTGGAACCACATCCTGAACGCGCTGGCCGGGGAGCTGGGCTTCGACGTGAACACGCCGTGGCACCGGATCCCGGCCAAGGCGCAGAAGGTGGTCCTGGAGGGCTACAAGAAGAAGATCACCGTCCGCTACACCAACCGGCACGGCTCCAAGCGCGCCTGGGAGACCACCTACGAGGGCGTCAAGCCCTGGGTCACCCGGCGCTACGCCGAGGCCGACAGCGACAGTGCCCGCGAGCGCCTGGCCGGCTACATGCGCGAGGTCCCGTGCGAGGCCTGCGACGGCACCCGCCTCAAGCCCGTCATCCGCGCCGTCACCCTGGGCGGGGAGCGCGAGCAGGGCGGCCGCTCGATCGACGAGATCTGCGCGCTGCCGGTCGGCGAATGCGCGCTGTACCTGCGCGAGCTCACCCTCACCGACCGCGAGGCGCAGATCGCCGCCCGGGTCCTCAAGGAGGTCAACGAGCGCCTGCAGTTCCTGGTCGACGTCGGCCTGGACTACCTCTCGCTGGACCGCGCCAGCGCCACCCTGGCCGGCGGCGAGGCCCAGCGCATCCGGCTGGCCACGCAGATCGGCTCGGGCCTGACCGGCGTGCTCTACGTGCTCGACGAGCCCTCCATCGGCCTGCACCAGCGCGACAACCACCGGCTGATCGAGACCCTCATCCGGCTGCGGGACCTGGGCAACACCCTGATCGTGGTGGAGCACGACGAGGACACCATCGCCATCGCCGACTGGGTCGTGGACATCGGCCCGGGCGCCGGCGAGCACGGCGGGCAGGTCGTGGTCTCCGGCACCGTCGAGGAACTGCTGGCCTCCGAGGACTCCCTCACCGGCCAGTACGTCTCCGGGCGGCGCCGCATCGAGATCCCGGCCATGCGCCGGCCGATCGACCCCAAGCGCCAGCTCGTGGTGCGCGGCGCGCGGGAGAACAACCTGCGCGACATCGACGTGGCCTTCCCGCTCGGAGTGTTCGTCGCGGTCACCGGCGTGTCCGGCTCGGGCAAGTCGACGCTGGTCAACGACATCCTGTACTCCACGCTGGCCCGCGAGCTCAACGGCGCGCGCACCGTGCCCGGCCGGCACACCCGGGTGGACGGCGTGGACCAGCTGGACAAGGTCGTGCACGTCGACCAGTCGCCGATCGGCCGCACCCCGCGCTCCAACCCGGCCACCTACACCGGCGTGTTCGACCACATCCGCAAGCTGTTCGCCAACACCACCGAGGCCAAGGTCCGCGGCTACCTGCCCGGCCGGTTCTCGTTCAACGTCAAGGGCGGGCGCTGCGAGAACTGCCAGGGCGACGGCACGATCAAGATCGAGATGAACTTCCTGCCGGACGTGTACGTGCCCTGCGAGGTCTGCCACGGCGCGCGCTACAACCGGGAGACCCTGGAGGTCCACTTCAAGGGCAAGAACATCGGCGAGGTCCTGGACATGCCGATCGAGGAGGCCGCGGAGTTCTTCGAGGCCGTCCCGGCGATCGCCCGGCACATGCAGACCCTGGTCGACGTGGGCCTGGGCTACGTGCGCCTGGGGCAGTCGGCGACCACGCTGTCCGGCGGCGAGGCGCAGCGCGTGAAGCTGGCCGCCGAGCTCAAGCGCCGGGCCACCGGCCGCACCGTCTACGTGCTGGACGAGCCGACCACCGGCCTGCACTTCGAGGACATCAACAAGCTCCTGGGAGTGCTGCAGCGCCTCGTCGACGCCGGGAACTCGGTGATCGTGATCGAGCACAACCTGGACGTCATCAAGACCGCCGACTGGCTGGTCGACATGGGCCCCGAGGGCGGGCGCGGCGGCGGTGTCGTGGTCGCGCAGGGCACGCCGGAGGACGTGGCGAAGGTGGACGAGAGCCACACCGGCCGCTTCCTGGTGCCGATACTGACCGGCGAGGCCAACGCGGCCACCGCGGCGCTGACCGCGGCGCAGGCGCGCAAGCCGAAGGTCGCGATGGCGATCGAGGCGGCCAAGCGGAGCAACGCGCCGAAGGCGGCGGCCGGCTCGGCCGCCGCGGCCGGGGCGGCCAAGAAGGCGCCGGCGAAGAAGACTGCCGCGACGGCGGCCAAGAAGACGGCTGCGACGGCTGCGACGGCGGCGACGGCGGCCAAGAAGAGCGCCACCGCCGCGACGGCGGCCACGGTCCCGGCGGCCAAGAAGGCACCGGCAAAGAAGACACCGGCGAAGAAGGCGGCCGCCAAGAAATAA